The following are from one region of the Alkalinema sp. FACHB-956 genome:
- a CDS encoding ATP-binding cassette domain-containing protein, whose product MGILTLRSIQKDFGIKEVLRDANFSLEPSDRVGLIGTNGSGKSTLLKMIAGLEPVDGGTIEFQNGLRVVYLPQQPPVDETRTVLEQVFADSGDKASLVQQYEELSEQLAKVGHHPDLLNHDQLMGRLSQVMQEMDRVGAWELETKAKIILSKLGIQDFEAKVGDLSGGYRKRIAIATALLAEPDVLLMDEPTNHLDADSVDWLQSYLARYRGALLLVTHDRYFLDKVTNRILEIDQADLYPYDGNYSYYLEKKSAQEESAASSQRKFAGVLRRELEWLKRGPKARSTKQKARIDRIQAMRETEFKQGQGKVDISTAGRRIGKKVIDLAKISKAYGDRTLIKDFSYEFSPEDRIGIIGGNGAGKSTLMNIITGRVQPDAGTVEIGSTIQFGYFDQHSEDLDSGINNNQRVIDYLKTVAELVKTADGSVITASQMLERFLFTPNQQYAPIGKLSGGERRRLFLLRVLMAAPNVLILDEPTNDLDVQTLAVLEEYLEDFKGCVIVVSHDRYFLDRTVDSIFALEPGGNIKRYPGNYSVYLDYKKDEVNEAEAIAPAKGKVEAVGSDRAEAATPNAPTTSKSADKPRKLSYKEKREFEQLETDIPKMEAEKAEIEKMLYENPPAGYSEVQQLSERLAFLNTEIERCTERWLELAEFA is encoded by the coding sequence GTGGGCATTCTGACGCTGCGATCGATTCAAAAAGACTTTGGAATTAAGGAAGTATTGCGGGATGCCAACTTCAGCTTGGAGCCGAGCGATCGGGTGGGCCTAATTGGCACCAATGGTTCAGGAAAATCCACGCTGTTGAAAATGATTGCGGGACTTGAACCCGTCGATGGTGGGACCATCGAGTTTCAAAATGGCCTGCGCGTGGTCTATCTGCCCCAACAACCGCCCGTGGACGAGACTCGAACGGTACTGGAGCAGGTCTTTGCAGATAGCGGAGACAAAGCATCGTTGGTGCAGCAGTATGAGGAACTCTCGGAGCAGTTAGCCAAGGTCGGGCATCACCCCGATTTGCTTAACCATGATCAACTTATGGGGCGACTCTCCCAAGTTATGCAGGAAATGGATCGGGTGGGTGCCTGGGAATTGGAAACCAAGGCCAAGATCATCCTGAGTAAATTGGGGATCCAAGATTTTGAGGCCAAGGTCGGTGATTTATCCGGCGGGTACCGTAAGCGGATTGCGATCGCGACGGCGCTGTTAGCGGAACCGGATGTGCTGCTGATGGATGAGCCGACGAACCATTTAGATGCGGATTCGGTGGATTGGTTACAGAGTTACCTGGCGCGGTACCGGGGGGCGTTGTTGCTGGTCACCCACGATCGCTACTTTCTGGACAAGGTGACCAACCGCATTCTGGAAATCGATCAGGCGGATTTATATCCCTACGACGGAAACTATTCCTACTACCTAGAAAAGAAATCAGCCCAAGAAGAATCCGCTGCCAGTTCCCAACGCAAGTTTGCGGGGGTGCTGCGGCGGGAGTTGGAATGGCTCAAGCGAGGCCCCAAGGCGCGTAGCACCAAGCAAAAAGCTCGCATCGATCGCATCCAAGCCATGCGGGAAACGGAATTTAAACAAGGCCAGGGCAAGGTGGACATTTCCACCGCTGGACGGCGCATTGGCAAAAAGGTGATTGACCTGGCGAAGATTAGCAAAGCCTACGGCGATCGCACGTTGATCAAAGATTTTTCCTACGAGTTCAGCCCCGAAGACCGCATTGGCATCATTGGCGGCAATGGCGCAGGCAAATCGACGCTGATGAATATCATCACGGGGCGCGTTCAACCGGATGCGGGCACGGTGGAGATCGGCAGTACGATTCAGTTTGGCTATTTTGACCAGCACTCCGAGGATTTAGACAGCGGGATTAACAATAATCAACGGGTCATTGACTACCTCAAGACGGTGGCGGAGTTGGTCAAGACGGCGGATGGCTCGGTGATTACGGCGTCGCAGATGTTGGAGCGCTTTTTATTCACGCCGAATCAGCAGTATGCACCGATCGGGAAACTGTCTGGGGGCGAGCGGCGGCGGCTCTTTCTGCTGCGGGTGTTGATGGCGGCCCCTAATGTGTTGATTTTGGACGAGCCGACCAATGATTTGGATGTGCAAACGTTGGCGGTGTTGGAGGAATACCTAGAGGACTTTAAGGGCTGTGTGATTGTGGTGTCCCACGATCGCTATTTCCTCGATCGCACGGTGGATTCGATTTTTGCCCTGGAACCGGGCGGCAATATCAAACGCTATCCCGGCAACTATTCCGTTTATCTGGACTACAAAAAAGATGAAGTGAACGAAGCGGAGGCGATCGCGCCAGCCAAGGGGAAGGTGGAGGCGGTCGGCAGCGATCGGGCAGAAGCCGCAACGCCCAACGCTCCGACGACTAGCAAATCAGCGGATAAACCCCGGAAGCTGTCCTACAAGGAAAAGCGGGAGTTTGAACAACTGGAAACCGACATTCCTAAAATGGAAGCGGAAAAGGCTGAGATTGAAAAAATGCTGTACGAAAATCCTCCAGCGGGATACAGCGAAGTGCAACAGTTATCGGAACGGTTGGCCTTTCTCAATACGGAAATTGAGCGTTGTACAGAACGTTGGCTGGAGTTAGCGGAGTTTGCATAG